The following are from one region of the Planctomonas sp. JC2975 genome:
- a CDS encoding MFS transporter yields the protein MNSVRSWLIFTAGVFGYLVAVMERSTIGVAGVSATERFHSTASLLSTLAVLQLVVYAGMQIPVGVLIDRVGPRALMLTGTALMAVGQTTVAFSSVIGIAVLGRILVGAGDAMIFTSLIRLVNSWFSGRQVPQLSQWVGNIGQLGQVLSAVPFALLLHQSGWTVAFLSAAGVAIVAFVAILVAVRNGPEGSDEGERPATWRQSFRQLGIAIVRPGTQLGFWSHFVTQSSGTMFALMWGFPFMVFALGYSPTEASWMLTIIVGAALVVGPLLGILTARFPLRRSNIVLTIVIAMAVVWTLMLLWPGSPPVWLVVLLLVVIGAGGPGSLIGFDFARTSNPMHALGSANGFVNVGGFAASFLMIYLMGVLLDWHSHLASTGLYTVDGFKIAFTVQYLVVGVGVIFLVGARKRTRKRLLDDEGIEVGPLWVAVVARWNRSRH from the coding sequence GTGAATTCCGTACGTTCGTGGCTGATCTTCACCGCGGGCGTGTTCGGATACCTCGTCGCCGTGATGGAGCGATCGACCATCGGCGTCGCCGGCGTGTCCGCAACCGAACGCTTCCACTCGACGGCCTCGCTGCTGTCCACCCTCGCGGTGCTCCAGCTTGTCGTCTACGCCGGCATGCAGATCCCGGTCGGGGTGCTCATCGACCGCGTCGGACCACGCGCCCTCATGCTGACCGGCACGGCGCTGATGGCCGTCGGACAGACGACCGTCGCGTTCTCGAGCGTCATCGGCATCGCCGTGCTCGGCCGCATCCTGGTGGGCGCAGGCGACGCGATGATCTTCACCTCGCTCATCCGCTTGGTGAACTCGTGGTTCTCCGGGCGCCAAGTGCCTCAGCTGTCGCAGTGGGTTGGCAACATCGGCCAGCTCGGCCAGGTGCTCTCGGCCGTGCCGTTCGCGCTTCTGCTGCACCAGTCGGGATGGACCGTGGCGTTCCTCTCGGCGGCCGGCGTCGCCATCGTCGCCTTCGTCGCGATCCTGGTGGCGGTGCGCAACGGTCCAGAAGGCTCGGACGAGGGGGAGCGGCCCGCGACCTGGCGTCAGTCGTTCCGTCAGCTCGGCATCGCAATCGTGCGCCCCGGCACCCAGCTGGGGTTCTGGTCCCACTTCGTCACGCAGTCCTCCGGCACCATGTTCGCCTTGATGTGGGGATTCCCGTTCATGGTGTTCGCGCTGGGCTACAGCCCGACTGAGGCGTCCTGGATGCTGACGATCATCGTCGGCGCCGCGCTGGTGGTCGGGCCCCTGCTCGGCATCCTCACGGCACGGTTCCCCCTGCGCAGGAGCAACATCGTGCTCACGATCGTGATCGCGATGGCCGTCGTCTGGACGTTGATGCTCCTCTGGCCGGGATCGCCGCCGGTGTGGCTCGTCGTGCTCCTGCTCGTGGTGATCGGAGCGGGAGGTCCCGGCTCGTTGATCGGATTCGACTTCGCGCGCACATCGAACCCGATGCACGCGCTCGGATCCGCGAACGGTTTCGTCAATGTCGGAGGATTCGCTGCGAGCTTCCTGATGATCTACCTGATGGGCGTTCTGCTCGACTGGCACAGCCATCTGGCATCCACCGGCCTCTACACGGTCGACGGGTTCAAGATCGCGTTCACCGTGCAATACCTGGTCGTTGGTGTCGGAGTGATCTTCCTCGTCGGCGCACGCAAGCGGACCCGCAAGCGCCTTCTCGACGACGAGGGAATAGAAGTGGGTCCGCTCTGGGTTGCAGTAGTTGCACGGTGGAACCGGAGCCGCCATTGA
- a CDS encoding PAC2 family protein: MQDPRELYDVRSALDGVPTGLYLVAGLTGFADAGAAVSQLSTYLLETMDNEEIVRFDSDALLDYRARRPIITFDQDHLTDYRPAQLSLYLMRDELGQQFLLLTGYEPDFQWERFSTAVLDLVSLLKVRSTIWVHSIPMPVPHTRPIGVTVSGNRDGLADSMSVWRPTTQAPATAMHLVEYRLQEVGASTIGFVLLVPHYLGDTEYPAAAVTAIESISTVTGLIFPTDKLREEDREFIANIDEQVAGNPELERLVGALEQRHDAYMQDSPVKSPLTHLDGALPSADEIAAELENFLAYRRKGDEDASGR, from the coding sequence ATGCAGGATCCTCGCGAGCTCTACGACGTTCGGTCGGCACTGGACGGTGTGCCGACCGGCCTGTACCTCGTCGCTGGTCTGACCGGATTCGCCGACGCAGGCGCAGCCGTCTCGCAGTTGAGCACGTATCTGCTGGAGACGATGGACAACGAGGAGATCGTTCGGTTCGACTCGGATGCGCTGCTCGACTACCGCGCGCGGCGTCCGATCATCACGTTCGATCAGGACCACCTCACCGACTACCGTCCCGCCCAGCTGAGCCTCTATCTGATGCGCGACGAGCTCGGGCAGCAGTTCCTCCTGCTCACCGGATACGAGCCCGACTTCCAGTGGGAGCGGTTCTCGACCGCTGTTCTCGACCTGGTGTCCCTGCTCAAGGTGCGGTCCACGATCTGGGTGCACAGCATCCCGATGCCCGTGCCGCACACACGGCCGATCGGCGTCACCGTGAGCGGCAACCGCGACGGCCTCGCCGACTCGATGTCGGTGTGGCGTCCCACCACTCAGGCGCCCGCGACGGCGATGCATCTCGTGGAGTACCGCCTGCAGGAGGTCGGCGCCTCCACCATCGGATTCGTGCTGCTCGTTCCCCATTACCTGGGAGACACCGAGTACCCGGCTGCGGCGGTGACCGCGATCGAGAGCATCAGCACGGTGACGGGTCTGATCTTCCCGACGGACAAGCTGCGCGAAGAGGACCGCGAGTTCATCGCGAACATCGACGAGCAGGTCGCGGGCAATCCGGAGCTCGAACGCCTCGTTGGCGCACTCGAACAGCGTCACGATGCATACATGCAGGACAGCCCCGTGAAGTCGCCGCTGACCCACCTCGATGGGGCGTTGCCGTCGGCCGACGAGATCGCAGCGGAGCTCGAGAACTTCCTGGCCTATCGCCGCAAGGGCGACGAGGACGCGTCCGGCCGATAG
- a CDS encoding leucyl aminopeptidase produces the protein MASPSLALASTRPDPASGDVLVLFVRSGSDAPTVLGRDVATDLLAQVKSTGAADQVIRMPAGVVDDLPVVLAGVGPAATTAALRAAAGAAARSAAGDGRLILDPSAETDAQLTAVLEGAAIGAYAFHGRSKRGGDRAPVAEIVVIGSSDAAVQLVDRARVLADAVFLTRDLANTPPSEQGPQDLAEAAVAAAADLPIAVTVWDEEALAADGFGGILGVGSGSARPPRLVRLDYAPAEAGAHVALVGKGITFDSGGLSLKPPVSMVGMKYDMVGAASVLAAVVAIARLGLPVHVTGWMCIAENLPSGSAIRPNDVLTIKGGTRVEVLNTDAEGRLVLADGLQAASDEHPDVVIDIATLTGAQIVALGTRYSAVMGDDEVVTRIRDAAARADELVWPMPLPAELRATLASEVADLTNATPGNTAGGMLLAGVFLREFVGKASDDAGAGTVPWAHLDIAGSAQNFGSPHGYTPKGATGVLVRTLVAVAEDFIAQ, from the coding sequence ATGGCTTCTCCCTCTCTTGCCCTCGCCTCCACTCGTCCCGACCCGGCGTCTGGCGACGTCCTCGTTCTCTTCGTGCGCTCAGGAAGCGATGCGCCGACCGTGCTCGGCCGTGATGTCGCGACTGATCTGCTCGCGCAGGTGAAGTCGACGGGAGCTGCTGACCAGGTGATCCGGATGCCCGCCGGCGTCGTCGACGACCTGCCCGTCGTGCTCGCCGGCGTCGGACCGGCCGCCACCACCGCGGCGCTCCGAGCGGCGGCGGGTGCCGCGGCACGCTCGGCAGCAGGAGACGGACGCCTCATCCTCGATCCCAGTGCGGAGACGGATGCGCAGCTCACGGCGGTTCTGGAAGGCGCCGCCATCGGTGCATACGCCTTTCACGGTCGTTCGAAGCGCGGTGGCGATCGAGCCCCTGTCGCCGAAATCGTCGTTATCGGTTCGTCGGACGCCGCCGTGCAACTCGTCGACCGCGCACGAGTGCTTGCGGACGCCGTCTTCCTCACGCGCGATCTCGCGAACACCCCGCCGTCGGAGCAGGGACCGCAGGACCTCGCGGAAGCGGCCGTCGCCGCGGCCGCCGACCTCCCCATTGCGGTGACGGTCTGGGACGAAGAGGCGCTGGCGGCCGATGGATTCGGCGGAATACTGGGCGTCGGCAGCGGATCCGCTCGCCCGCCGAGGCTGGTCCGCCTGGACTACGCGCCTGCCGAAGCCGGTGCTCATGTCGCGCTCGTCGGCAAGGGCATCACGTTCGACTCCGGCGGCCTCTCGCTCAAGCCGCCGGTGTCGATGGTCGGCATGAAATACGACATGGTGGGTGCGGCATCCGTTCTCGCGGCCGTCGTGGCCATCGCCCGTCTGGGCCTTCCCGTGCACGTCACCGGATGGATGTGCATCGCCGAGAACCTGCCCTCCGGTTCCGCCATCCGTCCGAACGACGTGCTCACGATCAAGGGCGGCACACGCGTCGAGGTCCTGAACACCGACGCGGAGGGACGGCTCGTGCTGGCTGACGGGCTGCAGGCGGCGTCGGACGAGCATCCGGACGTCGTGATCGACATCGCGACGCTCACCGGAGCCCAGATCGTCGCACTGGGCACGAGGTATTCAGCCGTCATGGGCGACGACGAGGTGGTGACCCGCATCAGGGACGCCGCCGCACGCGCCGACGAGCTCGTCTGGCCGATGCCGCTGCCTGCGGAGCTGCGCGCCACACTGGCATCCGAGGTCGCCGACCTCACGAACGCCACGCCGGGCAACACGGCGGGAGGGATGCTTTTGGCCGGCGTCTTTCTGCGCGAGTTCGTGGGCAAGGCATCCGACGACGCTGGCGCAGGAACCGTGCCGTGGGCGCACTTGGACATCGCCGGATCCGCACAGAACTTCGGATCACCGCACGGCTACACGCCGAAGGGGGCGACCGGAGTTCTGGTGCGAACGCTGGTCGCCGTGGCCGAGGACTTCATAGCCCAGTAG